A window from Streptomyces sp. NBC_00335 encodes these proteins:
- a CDS encoding SRPBCC family protein, which yields MARRLRPVGMDFIEVAPTRLVFAGRTTAAPGDVYRALAEEVEGWPSWFRAVTLARPTHGGAGREVKLAGGVRFQETIMAADPERRYAYRVDETNAPGIRALLEEWRLSPSGSGTHVQWTFAADGPAPVRFALTAARPGLGQSFRSAVRALDLRLTARRTGTDQ from the coding sequence ATGGCCCGCCGACTCCGCCCCGTAGGAATGGACTTCATCGAGGTCGCCCCCACCCGCCTGGTCTTCGCCGGCCGGACCACGGCGGCTCCCGGGGACGTGTACCGGGCGCTGGCCGAGGAGGTCGAGGGCTGGCCGAGCTGGTTCCGGGCGGTGACCCTGGCCCGGCCCACCCACGGGGGCGCCGGGCGCGAGGTCAAGCTGGCGGGCGGGGTCCGGTTCCAGGAGACGATCATGGCCGCGGATCCGGAGCGGCGCTACGCGTACCGGGTCGACGAGACCAACGCCCCCGGCATACGGGCCCTGCTGGAGGAGTGGCGCCTCTCCCCCTCCGGCTCCGGGACCCACGTCCAGTGGACCTTCGCGGCGGACGGCCCGGCCCCCGTGCGCTTCGCCCTGACCGCGGCCCGGCCGGGACTCGGCCAGTCGTTCCGCTCCGCGGTCCGCGCGCTGGACCTGCGGCTGACGGCGCGGCGGACCGGTACGGATCAGTAG
- a CDS encoding GNAT family N-acetyltransferase, whose product MLIRAAHIDELPLLQDIERAAGECFRTIGMPEIADDEPLPLEELRGYRRAGLVWVAAEGAGTGTPVGYLLADRVDGNLHVEQVSVHPDSAHRRIGRSLLEHLAARARAEGAPALTLTTFSDVPWNAPYYARCGFRTLGESGLGPGLRDIRDREAVHGLDRWPRVCMRRDVLGPVGRPSGGAVSGQSSGRSAG is encoded by the coding sequence ATGCTTATCAGAGCAGCGCACATCGACGAACTGCCCCTCCTGCAGGACATCGAGCGGGCCGCCGGGGAATGCTTCCGGACCATCGGCATGCCGGAGATCGCCGACGACGAACCGCTTCCACTGGAAGAACTCCGCGGCTACCGGCGGGCCGGGCTGGTCTGGGTCGCGGCCGAAGGCGCCGGCACGGGGACCCCGGTCGGCTACCTCCTCGCCGACCGGGTCGACGGGAACCTCCACGTCGAGCAGGTGTCCGTGCACCCGGACAGCGCGCACCGCCGCATCGGACGGTCCCTGCTGGAACACCTCGCGGCGCGGGCCCGGGCGGAGGGCGCCCCCGCGCTGACCCTCACGACCTTCAGCGACGTACCGTGGAACGCCCCGTACTACGCCCGGTGCGGCTTCCGGACCCTGGGCGAGAGCGGCCTCGGCCCCGGCCTGCGGGACATCCGAGACCGCGAGGCCGTCCACGGGCTCGACCGGTGGCCCCGGGTGTGCATGCGCCGGGACGTCCTCGGCCCGGTCGGCCGCCCCAGCGGTGGGGCGGTGTCCGGTCAGAGCTCCGGAAGGTCCGCCGGGTAG
- a CDS encoding right-handed parallel beta-helix repeat-containing protein has translation MAQGTVQVTHGGSSRWRRRSGDYPTLTAALAVAGDGDVLSIAPGTYRENLVLHHAVTLRGPEGSLGSVRIAPLDGVALTVRASAVIQDLHLEGQDPTAPALLVEDGSPELTDLRVSTRSAAGIEVRGSGARPLVRRCTVENSAGIGIAVLDGGGGVFADCEVVAAGQTGVSVRGGGRPRLERCRIHHATGAGIAVTGDGSGLEALGCEVYEIKGAGVQIAARATAVLTDCAVHRTSADGVTLDTDAVLTLAGCDIHDIPENAVDLRSRSVLTLSRTTVRRFGRNGLSVWDPGTRVVADSCEIHDSTGDYPAVWISDGAGVSLDSCRVHDVPDALFVLDRGSRVDVVDSDISQVRNTAVSVSDGATAQLDDCRIREAATGAWFRDHGSGGTLANCTIDSVQTGVIVTKGADPTLERCTVSSPAEAGFYVSAGGRGTFTACRVTASAGFGFHVIDGCRTSLHRCHTERCARGGYEFAEDGPVAEDCTSDESGPRLAARSASGVGAGSGAGVAAAGERTGIRTVSAAPGPAAVGTAERVPAQRPADETDSGTAEQAAARGSVEVLGHLDALVGLDSVKREVRALTDMIEVGRRRQQAGLKAASVRRHLVFTGSPGTGKTTVARLYGEILASLGVLERGHLVEVSRVDLVGEHIGSTAIRTQEAFDRARGGVLFIDEAYALAPEDSGRDFGREAIDTLVKLMEDHRDAVVVIVAGYTAEMDRFLTVNPGVASRFSRTITFGDYGPGELLRIVEQQAEEHEYLLGEKTSDALLTYFTDLPKGPAFGNGRTARQTFESMVERHAGRVAQLSEPSKDDLTLLYPADLPEL, from the coding sequence ATGGCTCAGGGCACGGTCCAGGTGACGCACGGCGGTTCCTCGCGGTGGCGTCGCCGCTCCGGTGATTATCCGACGCTGACCGCCGCGCTGGCCGTGGCGGGCGACGGCGACGTCCTGTCCATCGCGCCCGGCACCTACCGGGAGAATCTGGTGCTGCACCACGCCGTGACCCTGCGCGGCCCGGAGGGCTCGCTGGGTTCGGTGCGGATCGCACCGCTCGACGGGGTCGCGCTGACCGTCCGCGCCTCGGCGGTCATCCAGGACCTCCACCTGGAGGGCCAGGACCCCACGGCGCCCGCGCTGCTCGTCGAGGACGGCTCCCCCGAGCTCACCGACCTGCGGGTGAGCACGCGCTCGGCGGCCGGCATCGAGGTCCGCGGGAGCGGCGCCCGGCCCCTGGTCCGGCGCTGCACGGTGGAGAACTCCGCCGGGATCGGCATCGCCGTACTGGACGGCGGCGGCGGGGTGTTCGCCGACTGCGAGGTGGTTGCCGCCGGCCAGACCGGGGTCTCCGTGCGCGGGGGCGGCCGCCCCCGGCTGGAGCGCTGCCGGATCCACCACGCCACGGGCGCGGGCATCGCCGTGACCGGCGACGGTTCGGGCCTGGAGGCGCTGGGCTGCGAGGTCTACGAGATCAAGGGCGCCGGCGTGCAGATCGCCGCGCGGGCCACCGCCGTGCTCACCGACTGTGCGGTCCACCGCACCTCGGCCGACGGGGTCACCCTCGACACGGACGCCGTCCTCACGCTCGCCGGCTGCGATATCCACGACATCCCCGAGAACGCGGTGGACCTGCGCTCCCGCTCGGTGCTCACGCTCAGCCGCACCACCGTCCGCCGCTTCGGCCGCAACGGCCTGTCCGTGTGGGACCCGGGCACCCGCGTCGTCGCCGACTCCTGCGAGATCCACGACAGCACCGGCGACTATCCGGCCGTCTGGATCAGCGACGGGGCCGGGGTCTCGCTGGACTCCTGCCGGGTGCACGACGTACCGGACGCGCTGTTCGTACTGGACCGCGGTTCGCGCGTGGACGTCGTGGACAGCGACATCTCCCAGGTGCGCAACACCGCCGTCTCGGTGAGCGACGGGGCCACGGCCCAGCTGGACGACTGCCGGATCCGGGAGGCGGCCACGGGGGCCTGGTTCCGCGACCACGGCAGTGGCGGCACGCTCGCCAACTGCACCATCGACTCCGTCCAGACCGGCGTGATCGTCACCAAGGGCGCGGATCCCACGCTGGAGCGGTGCACGGTCAGCTCCCCCGCCGAAGCCGGTTTCTACGTGTCGGCGGGCGGGCGCGGCACCTTCACCGCGTGCCGGGTCACGGCCAGCGCGGGCTTCGGCTTCCACGTCATCGACGGCTGCCGCACCTCCCTGCACCGCTGCCACACCGAGCGCTGCGCGCGCGGGGGCTACGAGTTCGCGGAGGACGGCCCGGTCGCCGAGGACTGCACGAGCGACGAGTCCGGCCCGCGCCTCGCCGCCCGGTCCGCCTCCGGTGTGGGCGCCGGCTCGGGCGCGGGGGTGGCGGCGGCCGGGGAGCGTACGGGCATCCGTACGGTGTCGGCCGCGCCGGGCCCCGCGGCGGTGGGCACGGCCGAGCGGGTGCCGGCCCAGCGGCCGGCCGACGAGACGGACTCCGGCACGGCCGAACAGGCCGCGGCCCGCGGTTCGGTCGAGGTGCTGGGGCACCTCGACGCGCTCGTGGGGCTGGACAGCGTCAAACGCGAGGTCCGTGCGCTGACCGACATGATCGAGGTGGGCCGGCGCCGGCAGCAGGCGGGGCTCAAGGCCGCCTCCGTCCGCCGCCACCTTGTCTTCACCGGCTCCCCCGGCACCGGCAAGACCACCGTGGCCCGGCTGTACGGGGAGATCCTGGCCTCCCTCGGGGTGCTGGAGCGCGGCCACCTCGTGGAGGTGTCCCGCGTCGATCTGGTCGGCGAGCACATCGGGTCCACCGCGATCCGCACCCAGGAGGCCTTCGACCGGGCGCGCGGCGGGGTGCTGTTCATCGACGAGGCGTACGCGCTGGCGCCCGAGGACTCGGGCCGCGACTTCGGGCGCGAGGCGATCGACACCCTGGTGAAGCTGATGGAGGACCACCGGGACGCGGTGGTCGTGATCGTCGCCGGGTACACGGCGGAGATGGACCGCTTCCTCACCGTGAACCCGGGCGTGGCCTCCCGCTTCTCACGGACCATCACCTTCGGGGACTACGGGCCCGGGGAACTGCTGCGGATCGTGGAACAGCAGGCAGAGGAGCACGAGTACCTGCTCGGCGAGAAGACCTCCGACGCCTTGCTGACGTACTTCACCGACCTGCCCAAGGGACCCGCCTTCGGCAACGGCCGCACCGCGCGCCAGACCTTCGAGTCGATGGTCGAGCGGCACGCGGGGCGGGTCGCGCAGCTGTCGGAGCCGAGCAAGGACGACCTCACCCTGCTCTACCCGGCGGACCTTCCGGAGCTCTGA
- a CDS encoding Rv1733c family protein, translating into MRTAMGVWRWRRNPLRRQTDLFEAWVAFAALLCVLLVAPAIGWAAGVQVDGTLQRAAREQRDARHLVPAVVIRPTPDPLPGAATDPTAQRQAPQRTQIVASWTAPDGSNHQGTVPAAEEPPHAGDRFRIWTDAHGRLVGQPLDPSSASFHAGVAGLAAALGIATLVETLRRLVVRRLMHRRYIRLDRAWAAAGPDWGRAGAGS; encoded by the coding sequence GTGCGGACAGCAATGGGAGTGTGGCGCTGGCGGCGCAATCCGCTGCGCCGCCAGACGGATCTATTCGAGGCCTGGGTGGCCTTCGCGGCGCTGCTTTGCGTCCTGTTGGTGGCTCCGGCCATCGGCTGGGCGGCCGGCGTGCAGGTCGACGGCACGCTGCAGCGGGCCGCGCGCGAACAGCGGGACGCGCGTCATCTCGTACCGGCGGTGGTGATCCGGCCGACACCGGATCCGCTCCCCGGCGCGGCCACCGATCCGACGGCGCAGCGCCAGGCCCCGCAGCGTACGCAGATCGTCGCGTCGTGGACGGCGCCCGACGGCAGCAACCACCAGGGCACGGTGCCGGCCGCGGAGGAACCGCCGCACGCCGGCGACCGGTTCCGGATATGGACCGATGCGCACGGCCGTCTGGTCGGGCAGCCCCTCGACCCCTCCTCCGCCAGCTTCCACGCGGGCGTGGCGGGGCTCGCGGCGGCCCTGGGCATCGCCACGCTGGTGGAGACGCTTCGCCGCCTGGTCGTACGAAGGCTCATGCATCGGCGGTACATCCGGCTGGACCGCGCGTGGGCCGCGGCGGGACCGGACTGGGGCCGGGCGGGCGCGGGCAGCTGA
- a CDS encoding MOSC domain-containing protein: MVKLRVQALHVHPVKSVAGTAPDEVAVEPWGLSGDRRWAVVDGEGTVITQRQQPRLALARARPLGGGGFEVSAPGMADLTVEVPGRGPLEPVVLFGKKIETVSAAQAAADWFTAYLGVPARLVHLDDPAVRRPVDPQYALPGETVSLADGYPLLITTLASLDALNALIARGNHPDEGPLPMNRFRPNVVVSGAEAWAEDGWERVAIGDAVFRGARECGRCVVTTTDQTTALRGKEPLQTLARHRRIGKSLAFGRLLVPVRLGTLRVGDEVRVLA, from the coding sequence ATGGTGAAACTGCGTGTCCAGGCGCTCCACGTCCATCCCGTCAAATCGGTGGCGGGGACGGCACCCGACGAGGTGGCCGTGGAGCCCTGGGGTCTGTCCGGAGACCGCCGCTGGGCGGTGGTGGACGGGGAGGGCACGGTCATCACCCAACGCCAGCAGCCGAGGCTGGCCTTGGCGCGGGCCCGTCCGCTGGGGGGCGGCGGGTTCGAGGTCTCGGCGCCGGGCATGGCGGATCTGACGGTGGAGGTCCCGGGGCGGGGTCCGCTGGAGCCGGTGGTGCTCTTCGGCAAGAAGATCGAGACCGTGTCGGCGGCGCAAGCGGCCGCCGACTGGTTCACCGCGTACCTCGGCGTACCGGCGCGCCTGGTGCACCTGGACGACCCGGCCGTACGGCGGCCGGTGGATCCCCAGTACGCGCTGCCCGGCGAAACCGTGAGCCTCGCCGACGGCTATCCGCTGCTGATCACCACCCTCGCCTCCCTGGACGCGCTCAACGCGCTGATCGCCCGGGGGAACCATCCGGACGAGGGCCCCCTCCCGATGAACCGGTTCCGCCCGAACGTGGTGGTGTCCGGGGCCGAGGCGTGGGCCGAGGACGGCTGGGAACGCGTCGCGATCGGCGACGCCGTCTTCCGCGGGGCGCGCGAGTGCGGACGCTGTGTCGTGACGACCACCGACCAGACGACGGCGCTGCGGGGCAAGGAGCCGCTCCAGACCCTGGCCAGGCACCGGCGGATCGGGAAGTCCCTGGCCTTCGGGCGGCTCCTGGTGCCGGTGCGGCTGGGGACGCTGCGGGTCGGCGACGAGGTGCGGGTCCTGGCGTGA
- a CDS encoding DUF6643 family protein, which produces MTSPRSTYGGGYYSAPSFPDTPIYDSLVAERGTPQIAPIRVPAAYDSPSAGYSSGGYLPALASALPALPAALPPARPQQQQPQHASAYGYPYQQQAAPQQMPHMQQMAPMPQPMSMPMPLQQAPVPYVPQQPQPFAARTGYVPQPQPQQPRPIAAGTGYEAMRPAAPRPMQAQPAPVPAASFEDPYGRPYQPQGRGY; this is translated from the coding sequence ATGACCTCCCCCCGCTCCACTTATGGCGGCGGTTACTACTCCGCGCCCTCCTTCCCGGACACCCCTATCTACGACTCCCTCGTCGCCGAACGCGGGACCCCGCAGATCGCCCCGATCCGGGTCCCCGCCGCCTACGACTCGCCGAGCGCCGGCTACTCGAGCGGTGGGTACCTCCCGGCCCTCGCGTCCGCGCTCCCCGCCCTGCCGGCAGCGCTGCCGCCCGCCCGCCCGCAACAACAGCAGCCGCAGCACGCCTCGGCGTACGGGTACCCGTACCAGCAGCAGGCCGCGCCCCAGCAGATGCCGCACATGCAGCAGATGGCTCCGATGCCGCAGCCCATGTCGATGCCGATGCCGCTCCAGCAGGCGCCGGTGCCGTACGTCCCGCAGCAGCCGCAGCCGTTCGCGGCCCGCACGGGTTACGTTCCGCAGCCCCAGCCGCAGCAGCCCCGCCCGATCGCCGCCGGCACCGGGTACGAGGCCATGCGCCCGGCCGCGCCGCGTCCGATGCAGGCGCAGCCCGCGCCGGTGCCGGCCGCCTCGTTCGAGGACCCGTACGGACGTCCGTACCAGCCGCAGGGGCGCGGTTACTGA